The following proteins are encoded in a genomic region of Musa acuminata AAA Group cultivar baxijiao chromosome BXJ2-11, Cavendish_Baxijiao_AAA, whole genome shotgun sequence:
- the LOC135627895 gene encoding E3 ubiquitin-protein ligase AIRP2-like isoform X1, with protein MKVNRSIMQPRPVWASTPPPNPFLDPTAEEAILPQPSQESTSNGQESTRRYKRSGQAMFQSQMARPPSFRGSLKALEADINHANTLADAIQRAYGGACLQMRLSYSPLAPFFLFLMQWLDCTCSYSLPRNLGLFRVLVHKVYVDGMTTVSTFERRASIREFYAIIYPSLRQLESNLVERARSKKGRAEEVVVRKRMEHWKKFFDRELDRDDECGICMEVCTKMVLPNCNHAMCIKCYRDWNVRSQSCPFCRGSIKRVRSRDLWVLTNKSDVVDTMTLEMDNLRRFYSYIDSLPLIIPDTLFLVYYDYVV; from the exons ATGAAGGTCAATCGGTCAATCATGCAGCCGAGGCCGGTGTGGGCGTCGACGCCTCCTCCAAATCCCTTTCTTGATCCTACCGCAGAAGAAGCAATCCTTCCCCAGCCTTCCCAGGAATCAACCAGCAACGGGCAGG AAAGCACAAGGAGGTACAAGAGAAGTGGCCAAGCAATGTTTCAGAGCCAGATGGCCAGGCCACCATCCTTCAGAGGTTCACTCAAAGCCCTCGAAGCTGACATAAACCATGCCAACACCTT GGCAGATGCTATCCAAAGGGCTTATGGCGGTGCATGTCTCCAGATGAGGTTGTCTTATAGCCCCTTGGCACCCTTCTTTCTCTTCCTAATGCAGTGGTTGGACTGCACTTGTTCTTACAGCCTACCGCGCAATTTGGGGCTTTTTCGAGTTCTTGTCCACAAG GTCTATGTTGATGGTATGACAACAGTATCTACTTTCGAAAGGCGAGCTAGCATTAGAGAGTTCTACG CTATTATATATCCCTCCCTTCGACAACTCGAAAGCAACTTGGTCGAAAGAGCACGATCTAAGAAGGGCCGAGCTGAAGAGGTAGTTGTCAGGAAAAGGATGGAACACTGGAAGAAGTTTTTCGATAGGGAATTGGACAGAGACGACGAATGTGGAATTTGTATGGAGGTTTGCACCAAAATGGTCCTGCCGAACTGCAACCATGCCATGTGCATAAAATGCTACCGTGACTG GAATGTGAGATCTCAGTCCTGCCCCTTCTGTAGGGGAAGCATAAAAAGGGTGCGGTCAAGAGACCTATGGGTGCTTACAAACAAGAGCGATGTGGTCGACACCATGACTTTAGAAATGGATAACCTGAGGCGCTTCTATTCCTATATAGATAGTTTGCCTCTAATCATTCCAGACACCCTTTTCTTGGTTTATTATGATTATGTAGTATGA
- the LOC135627895 gene encoding E3 ubiquitin-protein ligase AIRP2-like isoform X2 codes for MFQSQMARPPSFRGSLKALEADINHANTLADAIQRAYGGACLQMRLSYSPLAPFFLFLMQWLDCTCSYSLPRNLGLFRVLVHKVYVDGMTTVSTFERRASIREFYAIIYPSLRQLESNLVERARSKKGRAEEVVVRKRMEHWKKFFDRELDRDDECGICMEVCTKMVLPNCNHAMCIKCYRDWNVRSQSCPFCRGSIKRVRSRDLWVLTNKSDVVDTMTLEMDNLRRFYSYIDSLPLIIPDTLFLVYYDYVV; via the exons ATGTTTCAGAGCCAGATGGCCAGGCCACCATCCTTCAGAGGTTCACTCAAAGCCCTCGAAGCTGACATAAACCATGCCAACACCTT GGCAGATGCTATCCAAAGGGCTTATGGCGGTGCATGTCTCCAGATGAGGTTGTCTTATAGCCCCTTGGCACCCTTCTTTCTCTTCCTAATGCAGTGGTTGGACTGCACTTGTTCTTACAGCCTACCGCGCAATTTGGGGCTTTTTCGAGTTCTTGTCCACAAG GTCTATGTTGATGGTATGACAACAGTATCTACTTTCGAAAGGCGAGCTAGCATTAGAGAGTTCTACG CTATTATATATCCCTCCCTTCGACAACTCGAAAGCAACTTGGTCGAAAGAGCACGATCTAAGAAGGGCCGAGCTGAAGAGGTAGTTGTCAGGAAAAGGATGGAACACTGGAAGAAGTTTTTCGATAGGGAATTGGACAGAGACGACGAATGTGGAATTTGTATGGAGGTTTGCACCAAAATGGTCCTGCCGAACTGCAACCATGCCATGTGCATAAAATGCTACCGTGACTG GAATGTGAGATCTCAGTCCTGCCCCTTCTGTAGGGGAAGCATAAAAAGGGTGCGGTCAAGAGACCTATGGGTGCTTACAAACAAGAGCGATGTGGTCGACACCATGACTTTAGAAATGGATAACCTGAGGCGCTTCTATTCCTATATAGATAGTTTGCCTCTAATCATTCCAGACACCCTTTTCTTGGTTTATTATGATTATGTAGTATGA